The genomic DNA CGGCAGGCCGAAGACCTCGGCACCGATCTGATAAAACTGGCGGTTTCGACCACGCTGTACGTTCTCGCGACGGAACATCGGCCCGCCATACCACAGCTTGCTGCTGTGTCCCTGCAGCAGACCATTGCTAATCGCGGCACGTACGATCCCGGCGGTGCCCTCCGGTCGAAGGCTTAGCGCCTCATCGTTGCGATCAACGAAGCTGTACATCTCTTTGGACACAACATCGGTGGCCAAACCAATCGCCCGACTGAAAAGCTCCGTGCGCTCCAACAGCGGCAGGCGTAACTCGAGATACCCATAGCTCTCAAGCAGGCGGCTGGCGGCCGCCTCAACTCGCTGCCAGGTAGCGGTTTGGCCGGGCACCAGGTCATACATTCCCTTAACGCGTTTTATCGACATCGGGCTCCGTCATGCAGGGTGAAGCGGCGGCGTGGCGCGGCGCCGGTTAAGCGTGGGGCGTGGGGCCAATCAGTTCGCGGGCAGCGAAAATTCGGCGATTTCGCCGGTGCGGTGTGCATCGAGTGCGTAAACCGCGTCGTCAAGAAAAGCCGTGACGGCGTCCGCATTGCCCAGCCGCACGATCAGGCCTTGTTCGGTTTCAAACGACCGGCTGGAGCCCGCCGCCATCAGGCCAAACGCCAGGCGCTTGCCGCTGGCGTCGTTCACTTCAAGCCAGGCCTCTTCGCCAAAGTCCAGACGCAGCACCGGCAGCGGCTTCATCGGTGTCGGTGTCGTAATGGCGTTATCACGCAGCAATTCGGGCAGCGGCGCAATCGAGGCCAGCCGTGGCTCGATTCGAGTTTCCGCAGTCGTGGTTCCCGCGTCATCAGCAGAAACGCCGTCGGTCGCCGAAGCTTCGGGCGCGGTGCGGGCGGCGACTGTCGCCGGTGACGGCGCTCCGATCTCTCCCTTGAATGCGCCCATGATCAGCCAGGTTGCGGGTATGGCGAGGAGCGCGGTCGCCGCGACGTAGGCCAGCAGACGGTGAGAGTGCTGGAGCGCTGAAGGCTTGGGCGATACCAGGAACTCCGACCGCGCGGCTTCCTGCGCAGCTCGCTCCCGGGACGTGAAGTAGGCCTCCGCGATTGAGCAGTCTACCTCCAGTAGCCGCGAAAGCGCATCGAGGTAACCGCGAAGATACACCGGGGCGCCGAGCTGGTCCCAATGCCCGGTCTCGATACGCGACACCGTCGACGCCGTCAGGTTGATCTGCCGGGCGAGGTCGCGTTCCGACAGCCCGCGAGCATTACGGGCGTTTTGCAGCCGCTCGCCCAGTTCCGCTGCTGCCGCAGCCCCGTCGTCTAATTTTGAGGATTGCTGGTCAGAACTATCCGCAGTACTCATCATTCTGGTTCCCCTGCCCCAGTCGCTGTGCCTGGCTCGACTCCGGAAAATAGGATTTGAGCTGCCGGGCGCAGTCGCTGGCGGTCTTAGTATCACCCATACGGGTTTCGATAGCGTAGCAAAGCCAAAGGGATTCGGGGGAGTCGCCGCGTGCTGCCTGCAGCCGCTGCAAAAACGCCCGAGCTCTGAAGTCATCGCCGCGCTTACAAAGCGCGCGACTCAGCATATAAAGTGCGTCCGGATAGCGTTCGTTGGCTTCCAGCGCCTGACGGTAGCGATCTTCGGCGTCACCGAGCTTCCCTGACTGCTCCAGGCAGGTGCCGGCGTTAGTAAGTGCTACCTCGGGGTTCTGATAGAACGGTTGTTCGACGGCCCGTTCGAAGTACGGAATCGAATCCTGGTATCGCTCGACCTTACAAAGAAACTGACCGTAATTGTTGAGCACGTCCCCGTTTTCGGGCGCGAGCTTAACGGCCTGCCGATAATGCTTTTCCGCATCATCAAACCGGTTGATCCGCTCATAGATGACGCCGGCCACGGTGTGAGCGCCGGCCGACTGGGGATCCTGGACCAGCGCCCGCGCAATTTTTTCCAGGGCCAGCTCGGTATCACCTTTTTCGAGATAGCCGACGGCCAGCTGCGTGTTGGTCTGCGCCGCTTTAGCCGCAGCATCCGCCTGCTGTTGACGAGCGTTAACGGTATTGCCGGAGCTCGCGCAGCCTGACAGGAAAACGGAAAGCGCCAGCAGCGCAACTGTCCGTAAATTGATTCGAGTCATGTCGAAACCTCTAACGCTCGGCGGTTTGGTCCACCATCCGGGGTTGCTACGCCTTTGGCAAGTAGTCGCGTCTGGTGGCGTTCCTGCCTTCG from Pseudomonadota bacterium includes the following:
- a CDS encoding RodZ domain-containing protein translates to MMSTADSSDQQSSKLDDGAAAAAELGERLQNARNARGLSERDLARQINLTASTVSRIETGHWDQLGAPVYLRGYLDALSRLLEVDCSIAEAYFTSRERAAQEAARSEFLVSPKPSALQHSHRLLAYVAATALLAIPATWLIMGAFKGEIGAPSPATVAARTAPEASATDGVSADDAGTTTAETRIEPRLASIAPLPELLRDNAITTPTPMKPLPVLRLDFGEEAWLEVNDASGKRLAFGLMAAGSSRSFETEQGLIVRLGNADAVTAFLDDAVYALDAHRTGEIAEFSLPAN
- the pilW gene encoding type IV pilus biogenesis/stability protein PilW, translating into MTRINLRTVALLALSVFLSGCASSGNTVNARQQQADAAAKAAQTNTQLAVGYLEKGDTELALEKIARALVQDPQSAGAHTVAGVIYERINRFDDAEKHYRQAVKLAPENGDVLNNYGQFLCKVERYQDSIPYFERAVEQPFYQNPEVALTNAGTCLEQSGKLGDAEDRYRQALEANERYPDALYMLSRALCKRGDDFRARAFLQRLQAARGDSPESLWLCYAIETRMGDTKTASDCARQLKSYFPESSQAQRLGQGNQNDEYCG